The following coding sequences lie in one Apium graveolens cultivar Ventura chromosome 3, ASM990537v1, whole genome shotgun sequence genomic window:
- the LOC141714665 gene encoding uncharacterized protein LOC141714665 encodes MSSFQLVYGKACHLPAELEHKAYWASKKLNLDMAAAGEKRMHQLNKLDEFRLQAYENNKLYKEKVKRWHDRRLVNKTFVPVQQVLLFNSHFRLFSGKLKSRWSGPFIVKTVFPHGAA; translated from the coding sequence ATGTCTTCTTTCCAGTTAGTATATGGTAAGGCGTGTCATTTGCCTGCGGAGttagagcataaagcgtattgggcttcGAAGAAACTGAATCTTGACATGGCAGCTGCTGGAGAGAAGAGAATGCACCAACTTAATAAACTCGACGAATTTCGTCTACAGGCTTATGAAAACAACAAGTTATACAAGGAGAAGGTCAAAAGATGGCATGATAGGAGGTTAGTGAACAAGACATTTGTGCCTGTTCAGCAAGTTCTATTGTTCAACTCTCATTTCCGACTTTTTTCAGGAAAGCTTAAGTCGCGGTGGTCAGGTCCGTTCATtgtcaaaactgtatttccacaTGGAGCTGCATAG